One window from the genome of Epinephelus fuscoguttatus linkage group LG3, E.fuscoguttatus.final_Chr_v1 encodes:
- the atg4da gene encoding cysteine protease atg4da: MNSVSPSAVQYVGGVMQDELVDSRRQQPLERQGSFGLRLPQTPDPSREATGEPDEMDKLKAKLMSAWNNVKYGWTVKSKTSFNKISPVTVLGHSYLLNSEDEVERFRLAFVSRIWLTYRREFPQLEGSTWTTDCGWGCMLRSGQMLLAQGLLVHLMPRDWAWPDAQQLTDVDFEVFRPRSPVRAGGVPIPSFGSPRGSNTPEKSLTSDQAPRCSQRKRPESVRDRQAEPIHHKLVTWFGDQPPAPFGLHQLVEIGKSSGKKAGDWYGPSIVAHILRKAVAKTPVLHNLAVYVAQDCTVYKEDVMHLCDMSLSQAPPDPSSQAWKSVIILVPVRLGGEALNPSYIECVKNILKLDCCIGIIGGKPKHSLYFVGFQDEQLLYLDPHYCQPVVDVAQVDFSLESFHCSSPKKMPFNRMDPSCTIGFYAKNKKDFESLCSAVSMALSSSKEKYPIFTFVEGQGQDYGLEGHSSNHSGPAAHILPPGKLGRSNNRRNSDEFVFL; the protein is encoded by the exons ATGAACTCCGTTTCCCCCAGCGCGGTACAGTACGTAGGGGGAGTCATGCAGGATGAGCTGGTGGACAGCCGGAGGCAGCAGCCCCTGGAGCGGCAGGGCAGCTTTGGTCTCAGGCTGCCTCAGACTCCAGATCCCAGCAGAGAGGCAACTGGAGAGCCTGACGAGATGGACAAACTGAAAGCCAAACTGATGTCAGCATGGAACAATGTCAAATATG GTTGGACTGTAAAGTCTAAAACCTCCTTCAACAAGATCTCACCGGTCACCGTCCTGGGACACTCCTATCTGCTCAACAGTGAAG ATGAGGTGGAGCGGTTTCGTCTGGCTTTTGTGTCCAGGATTTGGCTGACCTACAGGAGGGAGTTCCCTCAGCTGGAGGGCTCCACCTGGACCACAGACTGTGGCTGGGGCTGTATGCTACGCAGTGGACAGATGCTGCTGGCACAGGGGCTTCTGGTCCATTTGATGCCCAGAG ATTGGGCTTGGCCAGATGCTCAGCAGCTAACCGATGTGGACTTTGAGGTGTTCAGACCGCGTTCTCCAGTGCGAGCTGGAGGGGTCCCCATTCCCTCCTTTGGCTCTCCACGAGGATCCAACACCCCTGAAAAGTCCCTGACGAGTGATCAGGCACCCAGATGCAGCCAGAGGAAGAGGCCTGAGTCTGTTAGGGACAGGCAGGCAGAGCCCATCCACCACAAGCTGGTCACCTGGTTTGGGGATCAGCCCCCAGCACCTTTTGGGCTTCACCAGCTGGTGGAAATTGGCAAAAGTTCAGGGAAGAAGGCTGGTGACTGGTATGGCCCCTCTATAGTGGCACACATACTACG gaaaGCAGTAGCCAAAACCCCTGTGCTCCACAACCTGGCTGTGTATGTGGCTCAGGATTGTACAG TATACAAAGAAGATGTCATGCATTTGTGTGACATGTCACTAAGCCAGGCTCCCCCTGATCCGTCCAGCCAAGCCTGGAAGTCTGTCATCATACTGGTGCCTGTACGGCTGGGAGGGGAGGCCCTCAACCCGTCCTACATCGAATGTGTCAAG AACATCCTCAAGCTGGATTGTTGTATTGGAATCATCGGAGGCAAACCGAAGCATTCACTTTACTTCGTTGGCTTCCAAG ACGAGCAGCTGCTGTATCTAGACCCTCACTACTGCCAGCCTGTGGTGGATGTCGCACAAGTCGACTTTTCACTGGAG TCATTCCACTGTAGTTCTCCCAAGAAGATGCCCTTCAACCGCATGGATCCCAGCTGCACCATTGGCTTTTATGCCAAGAACAAGAAGGACTTTGAGTCTCTATGTTCTGCTGTCAGTATG GCCCTGTCGTCATCGAAGGAGAAATACCCCATCTTTACCTTCGTAGAGGGCCAGGGTCAGGATTATGGACTTGAGGGTCACAGCAGCAATCACAGTGGACCTGCAGCCCACATTCTGCCCCCGGGCAAACTGGGCAGGAGTAACAACAGAAGAAACAGTGATGAGTTTGTCTTCCTGTAA